Proteins encoded together in one Onychomys torridus chromosome 1, mOncTor1.1, whole genome shotgun sequence window:
- the Rhcg gene encoding ammonium transporter Rh type C: MAWNTNLRGRLPVACLILQVAMVVLFGVFVRYDIQADAHWWLEKKRKNISSDIENDFYYRYPSFQDVHAMVFVGFGFLMTFLQRYGFSAVGFNFLLAAFGIQWALLMQGWFRFFDGGHIILSVENIIEADFCVASTCVAFGAVLGKISPVQLLIMTFFQVTLFAVNEYILLNLIEAKDAGGSMTIHTFGAYFGLTVTWILYRKNLEQSKQRQSSVYHSDLFAMIGTLFLWIYWPSFNSASSFHGDTQHRAALNTYLSLAASVLATVAVSSIIHKKGKLDMVHIQNATLAGGVGVGTAAEMMLTPYGALIVGFFCGVFSTLGFAYLSPFLESRLRIQDTCGIHNLHGIPGIIGSIVGAVTAAYSSPDVYGEPGIVHTFGFGGYKTDWTRKMQGSSQIFGLLLTLAMALVGGIIVGLILKLPFWGQAADENCFEDTIYWEIHEEVNSVVYIPEDLAQKHPAPVVHSIPLVLPTPSASLVAPVPPTPPVSLATPVPSSSLIP; the protein is encoded by the exons ATGGCCTGGAACACCAACCTCCGGGGGCGGCTGCCGGTCGCCTGCCTGATCCTGCAGGTGGCGATGGTGGTTCTCTTCGGCGTGTTCGTGCGCTACGATATACAGGCGGATGCCCACTGGTGGTTGGAGAAGAAGCGTAAGAACATCTCCAGCGACATTGAGAACGACTTTTACTATCGCTACCCGA GCTTCCAGGACGTGCACGCCATGGTCTTCGTGGGCTTCGGCTTCCTCATGACCTTCCTGCAGCGCTACGGGTTCAGCGCTGTAGGATTCAACTTCCTGCTGGCAGCCTTCGGCATCCAGTGGGCGCTGCTCATGCAAGGCTGGTTCCGCTTCTTTGACGGAGGCCACATTATCCTGAGCGTCGAGAA CATCATCGAAGCTGACTTCTGTGTGGCATCTACCTGTGTGGCCTTTGGGGCAGTTCTAGGCAAGATCAGCCCAGTCCAGCTGCTTATCATGACCTTCTTCCAAGTGACCCTCTTCGCAGTGAATGAGTATATCctcctgaacctgatagag GCAAAGGATGCAGGGGGCTCTATGACCATCCACACATTTGGCGCCTACTTTGGGCTCACAGTGACCTGGATCCTCTACCGAAAAAACCTGGAGCAGAGCAAGCAGAGACAGAGTTCCGTGTACCACTCAGACCTTTTTGCCATGATCG GCACCCTCTTCCTGTGGATATACTGGCCCAGCTTCAATTCAGCCAGCTCCTTCCACGGAGACACCCAACACCGAGCAGCCCTCAATACCTACCTCTCCTTGGCGGCTAGTGTACTAGCCACAGTGGCAGTGTCCAGTATCATACACAAGAAGGGCAAGCTGGACATG GTGCATATCCAGAATGCGACGCTTGCAGGCGGGGTGGGCGTGGGCACAGCCGCGGAGATGATGCTCACACCTTACGGCGCCCTCATCGTGGGCTTCTTCTGTGGCGTCTTCTCCACCCTAGGATTCGCGTACCTATCG CCATTCCTGGAGTCCCGCCTGCGCATCCAGGACACATGTGGCATTCACAACCTGCATGGCATCCCCGGCATCATAGGTAGCATCGTGGGTGCTGTGACAGCAGCCTACTCCTCCCCTGATGTGTACGGAGAGCCAGG GATAGTCCACACATTTGGCTTTGGGGGCTATAAGACGGACTGGACCCGGAAAATGCAGGGCAGTTCCCAGATATTTGGCCTCCTCCTCACCTTGGCCATGGCCCTGGTGGGCGGCATCATTGTGG GGCTCATTTTGAAATTGCCATTCTGGGGACAAGCTGCTGATGAAAATTGCTTTGAGGACACCATCTACTGGGAG ATTCACGAAGAGGTGAACAGTGTTGTCTACATTCCTGAGGACCTCGCCCAGAAGCATCCTGCTCCTGTGGTACACTCAATACCCTTGGTCCTTCCAACACCTTCAGCATCCCTGGTTGCTCCAGTACCTCCTACACCTCCAGTATCCTTAGCAACTCCAGTACCTTCGTCATCCTTAATACCCTAA